In the Castor canadensis chromosome 1, mCasCan1.hap1v2, whole genome shotgun sequence genome, AAATCCTAATAAATGTGAATGTCAGCTGTGTTACATGCAGCATTGCTTATGACTAAAATGATTAATTATAAAATGCAGCTGGACTTAGAggacaataaaaaatacattctCTTAATTTCTTATGCTTCCCTGAGTAATGTCAATTTTATGACACTAAACAACCTTTGCAGGGACCTGAAACTATATTTTACAGTTATTAAATGTATTTGTTCTATCAAGGGTCACAGGGTTTTTATGCTAGAATACTCCTCTTCCTGTGCTATCACTTGCAATCCTATATAAAAACTCATGGGAACTATGTTTATCAGGGAGACCTCCATGATACAAATCTGAGCAAGACTTGGTACTTCCAGTTTTCCCTCTTCCTGAAGGTAAGGTAAGAATGAAGGTAGGTGTATCAATGAGACTTCTCACTAAAACATGCCCTAGATTTTTACTTTGACTCTATCATCCCAGAAGATCACTAAGTCTATAACCATGGTTATATAATTTGTCAAATTCTATCATTGCAAAAAAATTAGTGTTAGTCTACTTCCCTGAGTTCTCACACTTTCTGGTGATGGAATTCCTTACTACTTTGTAAGATCTGATGTGATATTTAAGATATACTTAACAGTTTATCATCTACTTTATTAAATTCATATGGGATTAATTAAAATGACCATCCCTGACCTTGGTGGAGAAgtccaaaagtaaatgacatgAAGATAAGTGGAATGTTGGTCTCATACAACTGTACATGGTAGTTCCAAATTCAACCTGATGTACCCTCACCTCCTGCCATCCTTTTTCAGGTGTTATGTGATCACTGAGATCTGAACTGCTCACTCCCTGTCTTTGTCACTTTAATAtcccacacttttttttctttcacatttactCATTACCCTCTCATTTGCCTTTAGGTTTTATTATCTAGAGCATAAATCCCATCTTTGCCTACTTGTCACTTGTAATCCAAATAGCCTAAACTAGTGCTTAGAATATAAGAATCactcaaataattttaatagatgAAACAGTAAGCTTCATGTCCTTGGTCTACCAGCAAAAACATGGAATTTGTTTCTGAAAAActaaggaggggagaggaaagggaaataaCTGAGACATTACCATATGAATGTTGATTAAGTCTTTCTGGGAGACAGTCAGAATttcaaaggagaaataacaatTCTGTTCCAGCATCCTCAACATGATTTGTGGGTCTGACCATTAAATCATTCTAAAAGTTTGATCTTTTGGTTACACTATAAACCTGAGTCTCCTTGgaaattattgtttgtttttgtttcaccgAGTCCTTAGAAGCTCAAAATTCTGTTATTCCATCAGAGGACCTTGCCTGCTTTGACTGGAAAGAGGAATTCACAGATTAATTAAGGATGGGTCCTCCTGGTCTTCTCTTCTAATGCCTTTATTaggctgaaagaagaaatctggaTCACAGACCAAAATTTTATGGGCCCACAGAATTTATCCCCCAAAATAACTTGGGGTAAATgagtaaatgagaaagaaaaaaacagtcatTTTAATCTCTGGTCATATGTCATCATTTCTCTTACAATGCACTGAGTCATGGATATAGTTACCAGGCTTATCTCATGTTCACCAGATGTTGAAATGGACACAACCTAAAGAATTGAGAtgtgtgttaatcagctttctgttactataacaaacagctgagataatcaacttaaaaaaggtttatttttgccaTGGTTTTGGAGATTTCAATCCGTGATGAGTTTATTCTGGTTCTGTTGTGGCACACCATGGGAGAAACATGAAGTGGGGCCAAACCACTTACCTCATGCTCAGTAggcaaaaaaagataaagaaaaagggacTGGGATCCCACTATGATGGcaaattatgaataaatgaaagatacCTCACTAGGTTCAACCTGtcaaagtttctaccacctctcaatagAACCACTCTAGGGACCAAATCTTTACCACACGAACTTCGGGAACACTTAAGATCTAAACCATAACAACATAAAGGAGCCTTAATATATATCACAGAACAACTATACTTGAAAAGTATTTTTAGaagattttgttttatgtaaataaattttgattcttaattataaattaaattcagTTATTAAAAGTAACTAACAGCCCTTTGTTTTCCATATATTCTAAGAGTTGAACCCCTATATTTACTGAAAAACTCCACACTAGGTAATGACATATCAATAGATATATCTCAGCCACAAacactaataaataataaaatataaattcttctaaTTATTGTATCTATGGGATACTATTATTATATAAAGTCCTACAAAATAGCATACTTCATTAGGAGAGTATTTTCCTACCAAGCTGTCTCTTCAGAGCCTCCTTAATCTCATTATTCCTGAGACTATAGATGACGGGGTTCAACATAGGGATCACCACTGTGTAGAACACAGACACCACCTTGTTCTGGTCAGTGGAGTAGCTGGACTTGGGCATCACGTAGATGAATGTAATGGTCCCATAGAACAGAGTGACTGCAGTGAGATGGGAGGTGCAAGTGGAGAAGGCCTTGTGGCGGCCATCAGTGGAGTGCATCTTCAGGATGGTGATAAGAATGTAGATGTAGGAGACGGCTATGACAATCACTGTGAACACAATAATGGAGCCAGAAGTAAATGAGGGAACAACTTCAGGGACACTGACATCAGAACAGGAGAGTTCaactaaaggagaaaaatcacagaaaaaatgaTTGATTCTATTAGATCcacagaagaacaaagaaatgaaggacagggtAAAGGTGGATGCATTAAGGAAACCACCAATGTAAGCTACTACAAGTAACTGGACACAGACTTGTGTGGACATTTTGGTTGAATACAGTAGTGGGTTGCAGATGGCAACAAAGCGATCATATGCCATGGCAGCCAGAAGGAAACCCTCAGCCGTCCCAAAAAAAATGACTGAATCAAGCTGGATGGCACAACCAAGGtaggaaattatatttttttccacCAGGAAGTTAACAAGCATATTGGGTGTGACTGAAGATGAAAACACCATGTCAGCAAAAGCTAAATGGCTCAGAAAAAAGTACATGGGATGTTGGAGCTGAGAAGAGACTCTGATAAGAATGATTGTACTGAGATTGCCAGATATGGTAACCAGGTAGATACACAGGATGACCATGAAGAGGATGACTCGAAGGACTGGATCATTTGTTAAGCCCAATAAAATGAACTCTGTCACTGCAGTGTGGTTCCCATCTACCAGGGAATCCATGAGACAATGTTGCTGCTACCAAAACAAACCTGTAATGGAAacaatatatgaaacaaaattataaatatgatgGTTTAATTTTCATTCACACATGTAGGACATCATACTAGGTAAATATATTCAAATGTCGGAAGATATGTAAATGCAATTGTGAGTCAGCATCTACCTATAACtaaaaaaatgattttagaaGGCACACCACAAAAT is a window encoding:
- the LOC109680807 gene encoding olfactory receptor 5P6-like, translated to MDSLVDGNHTAVTEFILLGLTNDPVLRVILFMVILCIYLVTISGNLSTIILIRVSSQLQHPMYFFLSHLAFADMVFSSSVTPNMLVNFLVEKNIISYLGCAIQLDSVIFFGTAEGFLLAAMAYDRFVAICNPLLYSTKMSTQVCVQLLVVAYIGGFLNASTFTLSFISLFFCGSNRINHFFCDFSPLVELSCSDVSVPEVVPSFTSGSIIVFTVIVIAVSYIYILITILKMHSTDGRHKAFSTCTSHLTAVTLFYGTITFIYVMPKSSYSTDQNKVVSVFYTVVIPMLNPVIYSLRNNEIKEALKRQLGRKILS